A window of Cohnella herbarum contains these coding sequences:
- a CDS encoding ArsR/SmtB family transcription factor, translating into MKNSIFEVLSEPHRRSMLDLLRIRERSVGELVDKCQLSQPGVSKHLRILREAGLVEVRSVSQKNIYSIRPEPLQEVDRWLESYRHFWSSKLDALETFLDQEEN; encoded by the coding sequence ATGAAAAATAGTATATTTGAAGTTTTGTCGGAGCCGCATAGACGGTCTATGCTAGATCTGTTGCGCATCCGCGAGCGGTCAGTCGGGGAGCTTGTGGACAAGTGCCAGTTGAGTCAACCGGGAGTTTCCAAGCATCTTAGAATATTACGAGAAGCCGGATTGGTAGAGGTAAGATCCGTATCCCAGAAAAACATTTATTCCATACGTCCGGAGCCGCTTCAGGAAGTCGATAGGTGGTTGGAGTCCTATCGTCATTTCTGGTCCAGCAAGCTTGATGCACTCGAGACTTTCCTTGACCAAGAGGAAAATTAG
- a CDS encoding alpha/beta fold hydrolase, whose translation MTKTLNETRATDGLNFFTTGDGVRIAYRIDGTAGKPVLMLANSIATSMNMWNGQLAEFSLHYRVLRYDYRGHGDSDTPDGPYSFDRLGRDVIELLDTLHIDRVHFLGLSLGGIIGQWLGIYAPERIDRLILSNTSSYLGPAEQWQGLITSVLQPEKISDFADMFIKNWFPSHMLESKNELVAAFRNGILATRPQGIAGSWAAIRDMDMRRTVTLIDAPTLVIASQYDTVTLPSHGELIAETVPNAKLVMLPAVHLPNVEFQSEFMSIVLEFLQSK comes from the coding sequence ATGACAAAAACATTAAACGAAACAAGAGCAACCGATGGGTTAAACTTTTTTACGACCGGTGATGGAGTTCGGATTGCTTATCGAATCGATGGAACAGCCGGTAAGCCCGTGCTAATGCTGGCGAACTCCATTGCCACCTCGATGAACATGTGGAACGGTCAGCTCGCTGAATTTTCTCTGCATTATCGCGTATTACGTTACGACTATCGGGGGCATGGCGACTCGGATACGCCCGATGGTCCTTATTCGTTCGACAGACTGGGAAGGGATGTAATCGAGCTCCTCGACACTCTTCATATTGATCGTGTCCATTTCCTCGGACTGTCGCTAGGCGGTATCATCGGACAATGGCTCGGCATCTATGCTCCCGAACGGATCGATCGGCTCATTCTGAGCAATACCTCCTCCTACCTTGGGCCGGCCGAGCAGTGGCAGGGTCTAATTACCTCAGTGCTGCAACCAGAGAAGATCTCCGATTTCGCCGATATGTTCATCAAGAACTGGTTCCCTTCGCATATGCTAGAATCGAAGAATGAGCTCGTCGCAGCGTTTCGCAATGGGATACTCGCTACTCGTCCTCAAGGAATTGCAGGAAGCTGGGCAGCTATCCGCGACATGGATATGCGCCGAACCGTCACCCTTATCGACGCCCCGACGCTAGTCATTGCCAGTCAGTATGATACGGTGACACTCCCCAGCCACGGCGAATTGATCGCCGAGACCGTGCCGAACGCGAAGCTAGTCATGCTGCCTGCAGTTCACCTGCCCAATGTAGAATTTCAATCCGAATTCATGAGCATCGTGCTCGAATTCCTGCAATCGAAATAA
- a CDS encoding DinB family protein: MFKQLIVGDALHELATTRRVLERLPEEHMSWKPHEKSMTLGGLATHLINLLNWQIAIFQYPEFDLATVPQRRTALERRAEVLEEFDANVGKLEKLIAECDELTLGEEWTLRHGDHMILREPKALALRSFGLSHMVHHRAQLGVYLRLLDIPVPGMYGPSADEAAQ; this comes from the coding sequence ATGTTCAAACAACTGATCGTCGGCGACGCATTGCATGAACTGGCGACGACACGCCGCGTCCTGGAACGCTTGCCCGAGGAGCATATGTCGTGGAAGCCGCACGAGAAATCGATGACGCTCGGCGGACTGGCCACGCACCTGATCAACCTGCTGAACTGGCAAATCGCGATTTTTCAGTATCCGGAGTTCGATCTTGCAACCGTTCCGCAGCGGCGGACCGCCTTGGAAAGACGCGCGGAAGTTCTTGAGGAGTTCGACGCGAACGTCGGCAAGCTGGAGAAGCTCATCGCCGAATGCGATGAGCTTACGCTCGGCGAGGAATGGACGTTACGCCACGGCGACCATATGATCCTCCGCGAACCGAAGGCTCTTGCGCTCCGCTCCTTCGGATTGAGCCACATGGTTCATCACCGGGCACAGCTCGGGGTATACTTGCGGCTTCTCGATATTCCGGTGCCGGGGATGTACGGCCCATCGGCCGACGAGGCTGCCCAATGA